Proteins encoded in a region of the Polynucleobacter antarcticus genome:
- the greA gene encoding transcription elongation factor GreA, giving the protein MNSIPITKRGAELLKEELHRLKHVERPAVIIAISEARAQGDLSENAEYDAAKEKQGFVEGRIQELEGKLSAAQVIDPATLDVNGRIVFGATVELEDLEDGTKFTYQIVGDDEADIAVNKISISSPIARALISKEEGDVVAVQAPGGNREVEILAVRYI; this is encoded by the coding sequence ATGAACTCAATACCAATTACCAAGCGTGGGGCAGAACTTCTCAAAGAAGAGTTGCACCGCTTAAAGCATGTAGAGCGCCCAGCAGTGATTATTGCTATTTCAGAAGCGCGTGCGCAGGGTGATCTGTCTGAGAATGCAGAGTACGATGCTGCAAAAGAAAAGCAAGGCTTTGTTGAAGGGCGCATTCAGGAGCTAGAGGGCAAGCTGTCAGCTGCTCAGGTGATTGATCCCGCAACCCTAGATGTTAATGGACGCATCGTATTTGGTGCCACCGTTGAGCTAGAAGATTTAGAAGATGGGACGAAGTTCACTTATCAAATTGTGGGTGATGATGAGGCAGACATCGCAGTAAATAAGATTTCCATTAGCTCTCCGATTGCCCGCGCACTCATTAGTAAAGAAGAGGGTGATGTTGTGGCTGTTCAAGCCCCAGGCGGTAATCGCGAAGTCGAAATCTTAGCCGTTCGTTACATTTAA
- a CDS encoding class I SAM-dependent methyltransferase: MPAPPWSSWEKWLQSPPGQYVLAWEQKCFNQIVADVFGFHAIQVGLPQINTLAENRMPLQAILTDSADHQIDATHPHWHCIRGNANELPFASESVDLLVLPHALEFAADPHQILREAERVLRPEGRLIISGFNPASLWGVRQYLSRLIGSPYLPRDGQFISLLRVKDWLQLLNFSLDRGHFGCYKFPLSGESGMARMDYLEPMGNRWWPIFGAVFLISAIKRQQGIRLIGRVQSRRITPITQLSPVAENRQNKCDK, encoded by the coding sequence ATGCCTGCCCCACCATGGAGTTCATGGGAAAAGTGGCTACAGTCTCCGCCTGGCCAATATGTCCTTGCTTGGGAGCAAAAATGCTTTAATCAGATTGTGGCCGATGTCTTCGGATTTCATGCAATTCAGGTGGGTTTGCCGCAAATTAACACCTTGGCAGAAAATCGCATGCCTTTGCAAGCCATATTGACCGACTCCGCTGATCATCAAATCGACGCAACCCACCCGCATTGGCATTGCATTAGAGGCAACGCCAATGAGCTGCCCTTTGCATCTGAAAGCGTCGATTTATTAGTTCTGCCCCATGCGCTCGAGTTTGCCGCCGATCCGCACCAAATTTTGCGGGAGGCTGAACGGGTCTTACGCCCCGAGGGTCGCCTGATTATTTCTGGGTTTAACCCAGCTAGCCTATGGGGGGTGCGCCAATACCTCAGTCGCCTCATCGGCAGCCCCTACTTACCAAGAGACGGTCAATTTATTAGCCTACTGCGCGTCAAAGATTGGCTTCAGTTACTTAATTTTTCGCTCGATCGCGGTCATTTTGGCTGCTATAAATTCCCTTTGAGCGGAGAATCGGGTATGGCCAGAATGGATTACTTAGAACCCATGGGGAACCGCTGGTGGCCCATCTTTGGAGCCGTTTTTCTGATCTCAGCAATAAAACGCCAGCAAGGGATTCGCTTGATTGGGCGAGTCCAAAGTAGGCGAATCACCCCAATTACCCAGCTTAGTCCAGTGGCCGAGAATCGCCAGAACAAGTGCGACAAATAA
- a CDS encoding propionate--CoA ligase — protein sequence MSYKSEHERSIQDPDSFWGEQARLIHWEKPFNEVLNYSNPPFAKWFEGGLTNLCYNAVDRHLKDRADQAALIAVSTETNQEKAYTFKELYEEVNRMAAIYQANGVKKGDRVLIYMPMIAEASFAMLACARIGAIHSVVFGGFASHSLASRIDDAKPKMIVTAEAGSRAGKPVPYKPLLDEGIALASFKPEKVLIVNRGLTEFTMVAGRDVDYATERQKHLNDIVPVEWVDATHISYILYTSGTTGKPKGVQRDTGGYAVALAASMKHIFCGNPGETMFCTSDIGWVVGHSYIIYAPLINGMATILYEGTPLRPDAGIWWELVEKYKVSVMFSAPTAVRVLKKQDPAFLTKYDLSSLRALFLAGEPLDEPTATWIHDAIKKPIVDNYWQTETGWPMLAIQRGVEVMPHKFGSPGVPSFGYNMKLLDDATSEELGPDKKGVIAIEGPLPPGCMQTVWGDDKRFVSTYWETIPGKTIYSTFDWGIKDKDGYFFILGRTDDVINVAGHRLGTREIEESISSHPNVSEVAVVGIEDKLKGQAAIAFVIPRNSDSIANLEAECMKTVDSQLGPIARPGRVYVVNALPKTRSGKIVRRALQAVAEGRDPGDISTMEDQTVLAQIKDIIDSTAKA from the coding sequence ATGTCCTACAAATCAGAACACGAACGTTCCATTCAAGATCCAGATAGTTTTTGGGGAGAGCAAGCAAGACTCATTCATTGGGAAAAGCCTTTTAATGAAGTTCTCAATTATTCCAACCCCCCGTTTGCAAAATGGTTTGAGGGTGGATTAACCAACCTTTGTTACAACGCTGTCGACCGGCATTTAAAAGACCGTGCCGACCAAGCCGCTCTGATTGCGGTTTCTACAGAAACCAATCAAGAAAAAGCGTACACATTCAAAGAGCTTTATGAAGAAGTCAATCGGATGGCTGCGATCTACCAAGCCAATGGCGTTAAAAAAGGTGATCGTGTATTAATTTATATGCCAATGATTGCAGAGGCAAGTTTTGCCATGTTAGCTTGTGCGCGTATTGGAGCGATTCACTCAGTTGTGTTTGGTGGCTTTGCATCTCACAGCTTGGCATCTCGAATTGATGATGCAAAACCTAAAATGATTGTGACGGCTGAGGCTGGCTCACGCGCGGGCAAGCCGGTGCCTTACAAGCCCTTGTTGGACGAGGGTATTGCGCTGGCTAGCTTTAAGCCTGAAAAGGTATTGATTGTGAACCGGGGTCTGACGGAGTTCACCATGGTGGCTGGGCGTGATGTAGATTACGCGACTGAGCGCCAAAAGCATCTGAACGACATCGTGCCAGTAGAGTGGGTCGATGCCACTCATATCTCTTATATTTTGTATACCTCAGGCACCACTGGTAAACCAAAGGGTGTGCAACGCGATACCGGCGGCTATGCTGTAGCGTTAGCGGCATCGATGAAGCACATCTTTTGCGGTAACCCTGGCGAAACCATGTTCTGCACTTCGGATATTGGTTGGGTAGTGGGACATAGCTACATTATTTATGCGCCACTTATTAACGGTATGGCTACTATCTTGTATGAGGGTACGCCATTACGCCCCGATGCAGGTATTTGGTGGGAGTTGGTTGAGAAATACAAAGTGTCCGTGATGTTCTCGGCGCCAACTGCTGTGCGTGTTCTCAAAAAACAAGATCCCGCATTTTTAACTAAATACGATCTATCTAGTCTACGTGCCTTGTTCTTAGCTGGTGAGCCTCTAGATGAGCCAACCGCAACATGGATTCATGATGCGATTAAAAAACCGATTGTGGATAATTATTGGCAAACTGAAACCGGTTGGCCGATGCTGGCTATTCAGCGCGGGGTAGAAGTCATGCCGCACAAATTTGGTTCGCCAGGCGTGCCCTCATTTGGTTACAACATGAAGTTGTTAGATGATGCGACCTCCGAAGAATTAGGTCCCGATAAAAAAGGGGTGATTGCCATTGAAGGTCCCTTACCTCCAGGTTGCATGCAAACAGTTTGGGGTGATGACAAGCGCTTTGTCAGTACCTATTGGGAAACTATTCCTGGTAAGACGATTTATTCCACATTTGACTGGGGCATTAAAGATAAGGATGGTTACTTCTTTATCTTGGGCCGCACCGATGATGTGATTAACGTAGCGGGCCATCGATTAGGTACTCGCGAGATTGAGGAAAGTATTTCTAGTCATCCGAATGTCTCCGAGGTGGCTGTAGTGGGTATTGAAGACAAACTAAAGGGACAGGCTGCGATCGCCTTTGTGATTCCGCGTAATTCAGACAGTATTGCTAATTTAGAAGCGGAATGTATGAAGACAGTGGATAGTCAGTTAGGACCGATTGCCCGACCTGGTCGTGTTTATGTGGTGAATGCTTTACCGAAGACCCGTTCAGGCAAGATTGTGCGTCGTGCACTGCAGGCCGTGGCAGAAGGTCGTGATCCTGGTGATATTAGTACGATGGAAGATCAAACCGTTCTGGCCCAAATTAAGGACATCATCGACAGTACGGCCAAGGCGTAA
- the carB gene encoding carbamoyl-phosphate synthase large subunit produces MPKRSDIKSILIIGAGPIVIGQACEFDYSGAQACKALRDEGFKVILVNSNPATIMTDPEMADVTYIEPITWEVVERIIATEKPDAILPTMGGQTALNCALDLHRHGVLEKYGCELIGASPEAIDKAEDRQKFKNAMTKIGLGSAKSGIAHTMDEAHVVQQRIQIETGSLGFPVVIRPSFTMGGSGGGIAYNREEFEEICKRGLDLSPTRELLIEESLLGWKEFEMEVVRDRADNCIIVCSIENFDPMGVHTGDSITVAPAQTLTDKEYQILRNASIAVLREIGVDTGGSNVQFSINPEDGRMIVIEMNPRVSRSSALASKATGFPIAKIAAKLAVGYTLDELKNDITGGATPASFEPSIDYVVTKIPRFAFEKFPQADSRLTTQMKSVGEVMAIGRTFQESFQKALRGLEVGVDGLDEFSTDLDDIIQEIGEPGPDRVWYLGDAFRMGMGLDEVYAETKIDPWFLEQIEELITIETELKLRKIDSLSAPELRFIKQKGFSDRRLGKLMGVDASSVRAARHRLKVVPVYKRVDTCAAEFSTNTAYLYSTYEAEHGECESQPTNNNKIMVLGGGPNRIGQGIEFDYCCVHAALALRDDGYETIMVNCNPETVSTDYDTSDRLYFEPLTLEDVLEIVAIEKPKGVIVQYGGQTPLKLALDLERNGVPIIGTSPDMIDAAEDRERFQKLLHDLKLRQPPNRTARAEDEALKLAEEIGYPLVVRPSYVLGGRAMEIVHDGRDLERYMREAVKVSHDSPVLLDRFLNDAIECDVDCISDGQRVFIGGVMEHIEQAGVHSGDSACSLPPYSLSESTIAEIKRQTAAMAKGLNVIGLMNVQFAIQNVDGQDVIYVLEVNPRASRTVPFVSKATGLQLAKIAARCMVGQTLDQQGIKAEVLPGYFSVKEAVFPFNKFPGIDPILGPEMRSTGEVMGVGKTFGEALFKSQLGAGIKLPKSGTVVLTVKDSDKPKAVEVAKLLHQLGFPMVATKGTAAAIEAAGLPVRVVNKVKDGRPHIVDLIKNGEISLVFTTVDETRTAIADSRSIRTSAQANNVTYYTTISAARAVMDGLMASQSGNKDALEVYSLQNLHKTLH; encoded by the coding sequence ATGCCTAAGCGTAGCGATATTAAAAGTATTCTGATTATTGGTGCAGGTCCGATTGTGATTGGTCAAGCTTGTGAGTTTGATTATTCCGGTGCGCAGGCTTGCAAGGCATTGCGGGATGAAGGCTTCAAAGTCATCCTTGTGAATAGCAACCCAGCGACCATCATGACTGATCCAGAAATGGCCGATGTGACTTATATCGAGCCGATTACTTGGGAAGTTGTTGAACGTATTATTGCCACTGAAAAACCGGATGCGATTTTGCCAACGATGGGCGGACAAACTGCTCTTAATTGCGCCTTAGATTTACATCGCCATGGTGTTCTGGAGAAATACGGGTGCGAGTTGATTGGTGCATCACCAGAAGCGATTGATAAAGCCGAAGATCGTCAGAAGTTTAAAAATGCCATGACCAAAATTGGTTTAGGTTCTGCGAAGTCTGGCATTGCGCACACTATGGATGAGGCGCATGTCGTGCAGCAGCGCATCCAGATTGAGACGGGGAGCTTAGGCTTTCCTGTGGTGATTCGTCCTTCCTTCACGATGGGTGGATCTGGCGGTGGTATTGCTTATAACCGCGAAGAGTTCGAAGAAATTTGTAAGCGAGGTTTAGATCTCTCGCCAACCCGTGAGCTCTTGATTGAAGAGTCTCTCCTTGGCTGGAAAGAGTTTGAAATGGAAGTCGTGCGGGATCGCGCGGATAACTGCATCATCGTATGTTCTATTGAAAACTTTGATCCGATGGGTGTGCATACCGGAGATTCGATTACGGTTGCTCCTGCACAAACCTTAACGGATAAAGAGTATCAAATTCTGCGTAATGCCTCGATAGCAGTGTTGCGTGAAATTGGTGTTGATACGGGTGGCTCTAACGTACAGTTCTCGATTAATCCAGAAGATGGCCGCATGATTGTGATTGAGATGAACCCACGGGTTTCTCGTTCATCTGCGTTGGCATCTAAGGCAACAGGTTTTCCAATCGCGAAGATTGCCGCGAAGTTAGCAGTGGGTTACACACTAGATGAGTTAAAGAATGACATCACGGGTGGTGCTACACCCGCTTCATTTGAACCTTCAATCGATTACGTTGTCACGAAGATTCCTCGCTTTGCTTTTGAGAAGTTCCCCCAAGCGGATTCGCGTTTAACGACACAGATGAAGTCCGTAGGTGAGGTGATGGCGATTGGCCGAACATTCCAAGAATCCTTCCAAAAAGCTCTACGTGGTTTAGAGGTCGGTGTAGATGGTTTAGATGAATTTTCTACTGACTTAGACGACATCATTCAAGAAATTGGTGAGCCAGGCCCAGACCGTGTTTGGTATTTGGGTGACGCTTTCCGGATGGGCATGGGTCTGGATGAGGTGTATGCAGAGACCAAAATTGATCCTTGGTTCTTAGAGCAAATCGAAGAGCTGATTACGATTGAAACTGAACTCAAGCTGCGTAAGATTGATAGCTTGTCTGCTCCAGAATTACGCTTTATTAAGCAAAAAGGTTTTTCAGATCGACGTTTGGGCAAGCTGATGGGTGTTGATGCTTCCTCGGTGCGTGCAGCGCGTCATCGCTTAAAGGTTGTACCGGTTTACAAGCGGGTAGATACCTGCGCGGCAGAGTTTTCAACAAATACAGCGTATTTGTATTCCACTTATGAGGCTGAGCATGGTGAATGCGAATCCCAGCCGACCAATAACAATAAGATCATGGTACTGGGCGGCGGTCCTAACCGAATTGGTCAAGGTATCGAGTTTGATTATTGCTGTGTTCATGCTGCTTTAGCACTACGTGACGATGGTTATGAAACCATTATGGTGAACTGCAACCCTGAAACCGTTTCGACTGACTACGATACTTCCGATCGTTTGTACTTTGAACCTTTGACATTAGAAGATGTTCTCGAGATCGTAGCGATAGAAAAACCTAAGGGCGTGATCGTGCAGTATGGCGGTCAGACACCTTTGAAATTGGCTTTAGATCTAGAACGTAATGGCGTGCCAATTATCGGAACTTCGCCAGACATGATTGATGCTGCCGAAGATCGTGAGCGTTTTCAGAAGTTATTACATGATTTAAAACTACGTCAACCACCTAACCGCACAGCCCGTGCCGAAGATGAAGCGCTTAAGCTCGCTGAGGAAATTGGGTATCCATTGGTTGTGCGTCCTTCCTACGTTTTAGGTGGTCGCGCCATGGAAATTGTGCATGATGGTCGTGATCTTGAACGCTATATGCGTGAAGCAGTCAAAGTGTCACATGACTCTCCCGTATTACTTGATCGCTTCTTAAATGATGCGATTGAATGCGATGTGGATTGTATTAGTGATGGTCAACGTGTCTTTATCGGCGGCGTGATGGAGCATATTGAGCAAGCAGGTGTCCACTCTGGCGACTCTGCCTGTTCATTGCCCCCTTATTCATTATCAGAAAGCACGATTGCTGAGATTAAGCGTCAGACTGCTGCCATGGCTAAAGGTTTGAACGTGATCGGCTTAATGAATGTGCAATTCGCGATTCAGAATGTCGATGGCCAAGATGTCATCTATGTTCTCGAGGTTAATCCCCGCGCTTCGCGTACTGTGCCATTTGTATCGAAAGCCACGGGCTTACAGTTGGCGAAGATTGCAGCACGCTGTATGGTGGGGCAGACACTCGATCAGCAGGGTATTAAGGCTGAAGTACTGCCTGGCTACTTCTCAGTCAAAGAAGCTGTCTTCCCATTTAATAAATTTCCAGGCATCGATCCTATCTTAGGACCAGAAATGCGCTCTACAGGCGAAGTGATGGGAGTTGGTAAAACGTTTGGTGAAGCCCTCTTTAAATCTCAATTGGGTGCTGGTATCAAGTTACCGAAGAGCGGTACGGTTGTCCTGACAGTAAAGGATAGCGATAAGCCTAAAGCAGTGGAGGTTGCTAAGCTCTTGCATCAATTAGGATTTCCGATGGTGGCTACTAAAGGCACTGCTGCGGCAATTGAAGCGGCTGGTTTACCAGTACGGGTTGTTAATAAGGTGAAGGATGGTCGTCCGCATATCGTAGATTTAATTAAGAACGGGGAAATTTCCTTGGTATTTACCACCGTAGATGAAACCCGCACTGCGATTGCAGATTCACGATCAATTCGAACGAGCGCTCAAGCAAATAACGTTACGTATTACACGACGATTAGTGCAGCACGTGCTGTGATGGATGGTTTGATGGCATCACAAAGTGGCAATAAAGACGCACTTGAGGTGTATTCATTACAAAATTTACATAAGACGCTCCATTGA
- the gloB gene encoding hydroxyacylglutathione hydrolase, translating into MEKNTLLQVWPIPAFDDNYLWCIHDGQSALIVDPGDAAPVLQYLAQEKLTLTGILITHHHADHTGGILQILQTLGKHIPVYGPAAIDIPGRTHALMEGDKFEIAAPMLSFEVFEVPGHTLSHIAYFANIQANVPEPMLFCGDTLFASGCGRLFEGTPTQMSQSLAKFIALPKNTLVYCTHEYTLSNIRFALAVEPNNTNLISWAEKAKSLRDHYLPTLPTTIGQELQVNPFMRCDQEEVIDSALRISGEKTLPSPAHVLAVIRAWKDRF; encoded by the coding sequence ATGGAGAAGAATACTTTATTGCAAGTTTGGCCCATTCCGGCCTTTGATGACAACTATCTTTGGTGTATCCATGATGGTCAATCTGCTCTGATTGTTGATCCGGGGGATGCCGCCCCCGTCTTGCAATATTTAGCACAAGAAAAACTCACATTAACCGGCATTCTAATAACCCATCACCATGCTGACCATACTGGAGGAATTTTGCAGATTTTGCAGACTCTAGGTAAGCACATACCTGTATACGGGCCGGCAGCAATTGATATACCCGGTAGAACCCATGCCCTCATGGAAGGGGATAAGTTTGAGATTGCGGCACCGATGCTGAGTTTTGAAGTGTTTGAAGTACCCGGCCATACCCTCAGCCACATCGCCTACTTTGCGAACATACAGGCTAATGTGCCTGAGCCAATGCTCTTTTGTGGAGATACCTTATTTGCCTCCGGTTGTGGCCGCTTATTTGAAGGCACTCCAACACAAATGAGCCAGTCTTTGGCCAAGTTCATTGCCTTGCCAAAAAATACCTTGGTGTACTGCACCCATGAGTACACTTTATCGAATATTCGTTTTGCCTTAGCTGTTGAGCCCAACAACACCAACTTAATCAGTTGGGCCGAGAAGGCCAAGTCCTTACGCGACCATTACCTTCCTACATTACCAACGACGATTGGGCAAGAGTTGCAGGTCAACCCGTTTATGCGTTGCGATCAAGAAGAGGTGATTGATTCAGCATTGCGTATCTCCGGTGAAAAAACACTGCCAAGCCCTGCGCATGTCTTGGCGGTCATTCGGGCATGGAAGGATCGGTTCTGA
- a CDS encoding DUF4149 domain-containing protein, with protein sequence MLNASAYSAAQRVFVLVAGLWVGSLLAVGYLVAPAIFSTMTDRQVAGMVAGAIFTLEAYLSLIICIGLMVLANLLVNRGLYHYRLIRWLLLAMLLCAMTAVFILIPWMNTVRDSALAQGMPVALSPSAGLFRSLHIASSTLYVIQSVLGVFLVWRLTKSAVTY encoded by the coding sequence ATGCTGAATGCCTCTGCATATTCTGCAGCACAAAGAGTCTTTGTTCTGGTGGCAGGTTTGTGGGTGGGTAGTCTACTAGCAGTGGGCTATTTAGTTGCTCCCGCCATCTTTAGTACGATGACCGATCGTCAAGTAGCTGGCATGGTCGCTGGCGCTATCTTCACCTTAGAAGCGTATTTGAGTTTGATTATTTGTATTGGTCTGATGGTGTTAGCCAATCTTTTAGTCAATCGAGGCCTCTACCACTATCGACTGATTCGTTGGCTGTTATTGGCAATGTTGCTTTGTGCAATGACCGCAGTCTTTATCCTCATTCCCTGGATGAATACCGTCAGAGATAGTGCTCTAGCTCAAGGAATGCCTGTAGCACTCTCTCCATCAGCGGGTTTATTTAGAAGCCTACACATTGCCTCTAGCACTCTGTATGTGATTCAAAGCGTACTGGGAGTGTTTTTAGTGTGGCGACTGACTAAGAGCGCAGTAACTTACTAG
- a CDS encoding transglycosylase SLT domain-containing protein, whose product MSWRYGAIVLIVALSGCASSGDWTSDSSTRNDPRAFKAQKVDLQKQSVSKLYAPSSNLWIRIRDGFELEPMNTPLEIAQVRWLANRPDYVNRTMARSSRYLFYIVQEVNTRNMPMEIALLPFVESAFVTHAKSSAKAMGLWQFMPATGKDFSLTQNVFRDERRDVLQSTDAALDYLQRLYKQFGSWDLALAAYNWGEGNVTKAQKRNLAKGLPTDYLSLSMPNETRNYVPKLMAYRQIVLDPQAFGIVLPELENHPYFVAIEVANDIDVAVVIELAEIPAEEFHSLNPSFNKPVILSNANQQILLPFGHAEVFQENLKKYTKPLSSWTAVLITKTESVDQAAKALGADPNTLREVNGIPKGMRIRAGSTVLVPKTSRRYGDISVAMAENASLNLAKPAPAAPKNCAAGAKCPSATPAKGTNKAATKGNSSVKNAATQHKPASTGPEKSAKNTTTKANSPAAKVADGKGLSKTQ is encoded by the coding sequence ATGTCTTGGCGCTATGGGGCAATAGTGCTGATTGTTGCTCTGTCTGGTTGCGCAAGTAGTGGGGATTGGACATCCGATAGCTCAACGCGAAATGATCCTCGCGCTTTTAAGGCGCAAAAAGTTGACCTTCAAAAGCAATCTGTCAGCAAGCTATATGCGCCATCTAGCAATCTATGGATACGCATTCGGGATGGCTTTGAATTAGAGCCCATGAATACACCGCTAGAGATTGCCCAAGTACGATGGCTGGCGAATCGTCCTGACTATGTCAATCGCACTATGGCACGCTCATCACGCTATCTTTTTTATATTGTGCAAGAAGTCAATACACGCAATATGCCCATGGAGATTGCCTTACTGCCTTTTGTGGAAAGTGCTTTTGTAACACACGCCAAATCTAGTGCTAAAGCAATGGGCTTGTGGCAATTCATGCCAGCGACTGGTAAGGATTTTAGTTTGACGCAAAACGTCTTTAGAGATGAGCGTCGTGACGTATTGCAGTCGACCGATGCAGCCCTGGATTATTTACAACGATTGTACAAACAGTTCGGTAGCTGGGATCTTGCATTGGCAGCGTATAACTGGGGCGAGGGCAATGTAACTAAAGCACAAAAACGCAATTTGGCAAAGGGGCTGCCAACGGATTATCTGAGCCTTAGTATGCCAAATGAAACTCGCAACTATGTTCCTAAGTTGATGGCTTACCGTCAAATTGTTTTAGATCCCCAAGCATTTGGCATTGTTTTACCTGAGCTTGAAAATCATCCTTATTTTGTAGCGATCGAGGTTGCGAATGATATTGATGTAGCAGTGGTGATCGAGTTAGCAGAAATTCCAGCAGAGGAGTTTCATAGTCTCAATCCTTCATTTAATAAGCCAGTGATTTTAAGTAATGCCAATCAACAGATTTTGTTGCCATTTGGGCATGCAGAGGTATTTCAGGAAAACCTCAAAAAATATACTAAGCCTCTTTCCTCATGGACTGCTGTGCTCATCACTAAAACCGAGAGCGTGGATCAGGCAGCCAAAGCCCTGGGGGCAGATCCTAATACTCTTAGAGAAGTGAATGGCATTCCGAAGGGCATGAGAATACGGGCAGGGTCCACCGTATTGGTGCCCAAAACTAGCCGGCGTTACGGGGATATTTCTGTGGCGATGGCTGAAAATGCCAGCCTTAATCTTGCCAAGCCTGCACCCGCTGCGCCTAAAAATTGTGCTGCCGGCGCTAAGTGCCCTTCAGCTACTCCAGCAAAAGGGACAAATAAAGCCGCTACTAAGGGTAATTCCTCAGTAAAAAATGCTGCAACTCAGCATAAGCCCGCATCGACAGGACCTGAAAAATCTGCGAAAAACACAACTACGAAAGCGAATAGCCCTGCAGCTAAGGTAGCCGATGGCAAGGGGCTAAGTAAAACTCAGTAA
- the carA gene encoding glutamine-hydrolyzing carbamoyl-phosphate synthase small subunit has translation MLPSFPPAVLALADGSLFPGLSIGASGETTGEVVFNTALTGYQEIITDPSYSRQIVTLTYPHIGNVGVNAQDAESEHIHAAGLVIKDLPKRVSNFRSEESLDSYLIKAGVVGISAIDTRKLTRILRDTGAQSGAIVAGKLGDDIATLAKKALDLAKAFSGMAGLDLAKVVSTKKPYTWREAEWALHGVDGKPAYKILDQSKALKKVVAYDFGVKRNILRMLTERGCELTVVPAQTSAAEVLAMNPDGVFFSNGPGDPGPCDYAIAAAKEIIEKGVPTFGICLGHQIMGLAAGAKTLKMKFGHHGANHPVKDLDTGRVAITSQNHGFAVDANTLPDKIRVTHVSLFDGSLQGLAWKDKPALCFQGHPEASPGPHDIAYLFDRFVELMNATAVSNKGSK, from the coding sequence TTGCTTCCTTCTTTCCCCCCCGCCGTATTGGCTTTAGCCGACGGTTCTTTATTTCCCGGTCTCAGTATTGGCGCCTCTGGCGAAACAACCGGTGAAGTAGTCTTTAATACTGCCCTCACAGGTTATCAAGAGATCATTACTGATCCCAGTTATTCCCGTCAAATCGTGACTCTGACTTATCCCCATATCGGTAATGTTGGTGTGAATGCACAAGATGCCGAATCAGAGCACATTCATGCAGCTGGTTTAGTCATCAAAGATCTTCCTAAGCGTGTTTCTAATTTTCGCTCTGAAGAAAGCCTTGATAGCTACTTAATTAAAGCAGGCGTTGTAGGAATTTCTGCTATTGATACGCGCAAGCTTACCCGTATTCTGCGGGATACCGGTGCGCAATCGGGCGCAATTGTGGCCGGCAAGCTCGGTGATGACATTGCTACGTTGGCTAAAAAAGCACTCGACTTGGCTAAAGCGTTTTCTGGCATGGCTGGTTTAGACCTTGCCAAGGTAGTAAGTACGAAAAAACCCTACACATGGCGTGAAGCAGAATGGGCTTTGCATGGAGTCGATGGCAAGCCTGCGTATAAAATACTAGATCAAAGTAAGGCACTTAAAAAGGTTGTCGCTTATGACTTTGGTGTGAAGCGCAATATTTTGCGCATGCTGACTGAGCGTGGCTGTGAGCTCACTGTAGTGCCAGCCCAAACCAGCGCTGCCGAAGTCTTGGCCATGAACCCTGATGGGGTCTTTTTTTCCAACGGCCCTGGAGATCCCGGTCCTTGTGATTACGCGATTGCTGCTGCAAAAGAAATTATTGAAAAAGGGGTACCTACCTTTGGAATTTGTTTAGGTCATCAAATTATGGGTTTGGCCGCTGGCGCGAAAACTTTGAAAATGAAATTCGGTCATCACGGCGCCAACCACCCTGTAAAAGATCTCGATACAGGACGTGTTGCCATTACCTCTCAGAATCATGGTTTTGCAGTGGATGCCAACACCTTGCCTGACAAGATTCGCGTGACGCATGTTTCTTTATTTGATGGTTCTTTGCAGGGCTTGGCTTGGAAAGACAAACCGGCATTATGTTTTCAAGGTCACCCAGAAGCCTCTCCCGGTCCTCACGATATTGCTTATTTGTTTGATCGTTTTGTGGAGCTAATGAATGCTACCGCTGTGAGTAATAAGGGGAGCAAATAA
- the rnhA gene encoding ribonuclease HI has translation MPHIVIYTDGACKGNPGPGGWGAVLLSGDHEKHLHGGAKLTTNNRMEISAVIHALKALKQTSSVELWTDSQYVQKGVTEWLEGWKKRGWKTASKDPVKNADLWQELDTLIPHHAISWHWVRGHSGHPGNELADLLANRGVEEFLS, from the coding sequence CTGCCCCACATCGTCATTTATACCGATGGGGCATGTAAAGGCAACCCCGGCCCTGGTGGCTGGGGTGCAGTGCTTCTTTCTGGTGATCATGAAAAGCATCTTCACGGTGGGGCAAAACTTACCACCAATAACCGTATGGAAATTAGCGCGGTCATTCACGCCCTTAAGGCGCTCAAGCAAACCAGCTCTGTAGAGCTTTGGACTGACTCCCAATATGTACAAAAGGGCGTCACAGAGTGGCTAGAGGGCTGGAAAAAACGCGGCTGGAAGACAGCGAGTAAAGATCCCGTGAAAAATGCTGACTTATGGCAAGAATTAGATACCCTGATCCCCCATCACGCCATTTCTTGGCACTGGGTCCGTGGACACAGTGGTCACCCTGGCAACGAGCTGGCTGACCTGCTGGCAAACAGAGGTGTCGAAGAGTTTCTCTCGTAG